One Betaproteobacteria bacterium genomic region harbors:
- a CDS encoding L,D-transpeptidase, which yields MKICKPLHALWGTLATCLLLAVSTASRANPDAEIIVDVDSAKREMRVLRGDKVLARFDHVSVGRWGVSDQKRIGDGKTPLGQYRIAWVKPSGQFGPFLGFDYPSIARARTGLAAGEISQGEFDAILEAHVEGRIPPQNTRLGGNIGIHGLGRGDPGIHWDLNWTKGCIAVTNEQMNEVARLVGKGALVRIR from the coding sequence CTCCTGCTCGCCGTGAGCACCGCGAGCCGGGCGAACCCGGATGCCGAAATCATCGTCGACGTGGATTCGGCGAAGCGCGAAATGCGCGTGCTGCGCGGTGACAAGGTGCTCGCCAGGTTCGACCACGTGTCGGTCGGCCGCTGGGGGGTGAGCGACCAGAAGCGCATCGGCGACGGCAAGACGCCGCTCGGCCAGTACCGCATCGCGTGGGTGAAGCCGTCCGGCCAGTTCGGACCGTTCCTCGGATTCGACTATCCGTCCATCGCACGCGCCCGCACGGGGCTGGCGGCGGGCGAGATCAGCCAGGGCGAGTTCGACGCCATCCTGGAAGCGCACGTCGAGGGGCGCATTCCGCCCCAGAACACGCGGCTCGGCGGGAACATCGGCATTCACGGCCTCGGCCGCGGCGACCCCGGAATCCACTGGGATCTCAACTGGACCAAGGGCTGTATTGCCGTCACCAACGAACAGATGAACGAAGTCGCGCGTTTGGTGGGAAAGGGCGCGCTCGTTAGAATACGCTAG